The following are encoded together in the Fusobacterium simiae genome:
- a CDS encoding MmcQ/YjbR family DNA-binding protein: MREIKDFTKNKKINFKKLEKFGFKLKDNSYYYHTFLLKNQFKMSVKINLDSSIFSEVIDTETDEPYILHLLEEKRSGFSEKVYKAYSEVLEKIKIECFEDNIFKANYTKEIIEYAKNKYGDELEFLWEKLPNNAVLRRKSTNKWYIVILTISKKKLGIDDDEIIEVINLHNTAEEVERSIDYKKYFLAYHMNKKYWYTICLDGTVELEEIYKKIDISYELAK; the protein is encoded by the coding sequence ATGAGAGAAATAAAAGATTTTACTAAAAATAAGAAAATAAATTTTAAAAAGCTCGAAAAATTTGGTTTTAAATTAAAAGATAATTCTTATTATTACCATACATTTTTATTAAAAAATCAATTTAAAATGTCTGTAAAAATTAACTTAGATAGTTCAATTTTTTCAGAAGTTATTGATACAGAAACTGATGAGCCTTATATATTACATCTTTTAGAAGAAAAAAGAAGTGGTTTTAGTGAAAAAGTATATAAAGCATACAGTGAAGTTTTAGAAAAGATAAAAATAGAATGTTTTGAAGATAATATATTTAAAGCTAATTACACAAAAGAAATTATTGAATATGCTAAAAATAAATATGGAGATGAATTAGAATTTTTATGGGAAAAATTACCTAATAATGCAGTTCTTAGAAGAAAATCTACTAATAAATGGTATATTGTAATATTAACTATATCTAAAAAAAAATTAGGAATAGATGATGATGAAATTATTGAAGTGATTAATCTACACAATACAGCAGAAGAAGTTGAGAGAAGTATTGATTACAAAAAATATTTTCTTGCTTATCATATGAACAAAAAATATTGGTATACTATCTGTCTTGATGGAACAGTAGAACTGGAAGAAATTTATAAAAAAATTGATATCAGTTATGAATTGGCAAAATGA